A single genomic interval of Malania oleifera isolate guangnan ecotype guangnan chromosome 13, ASM2987363v1, whole genome shotgun sequence harbors:
- the LOC131146344 gene encoding geranylgeranyl diphosphate reductase, chloroplastic — translation MASLALKTFVGLHQASPDHHHHHTTSLTTVPTVKSTTSRGLRVVAGRSSPKVAGRNLRVAVVGGGPAGGSAAETLAKGGIETFLFERKLDNCKPCGGAIPLCMVGEFDLPLDIIDRRVTRMKMISPSNVAVDIGQTLKPHEYIGMLRREVLDAYLRDRAAAAGATVLHGLFLKMDIPAGPTGPYVLHYTGYDAKTGGAGNRRTLEVDAVIGADGANSRVAKCIGAGDYDYAIAFQERIRIPGDKMKYYENLAEMYVGDDVSPDFYGWVFPKSDHVAVGTGTVTHKGDIKRFQTATRRRAAEKIEGGRIIRVEAHPIPEHPRPRRVAGRVALVGDAAGYVTKCSGEGIYFAAKSGRMCAEAVVEGSERGRRMVVEGDLRRYLEKWDRTYWPTYKVLDVLQKVFYRSNPAREAFVEMCGDEYVQKMTFDSYLYKKVVPGNPLEDLKLAVNTIGSLVRANALRKEMDNVTA, via the coding sequence ATGGCCTCCCTAGCCCTCAAAACCTTCGTCGGCCTCCACCAAGCCTCGCCGgatcaccaccaccaccacaccACTTCTCTAACAACAGTTCCCACTGTTAAATCCACCACCAGCCGGGGACTCCGCGTCGTCGCCGGGAGATCCAGTCCCAAGGTGGCCGGCCGGAACCTCAGAGTCGCCGTCGTAGGCGGCGGCCCCGCTGGCGGCTCCGCCGCCGAGACGCTAGCTAAAGGTGGGATAGAGACGTTCCTTTTCGAGCGCAAGCTCGACAACTGCAAGCCCTGTGGCGGCGCCATACCTCTCTGCATGGTGGGCGAGTTTGATTTACCGCTCGACATTATTGATAGGAGGGTCACCAGGATGAAGATGATCTCGCCGTCAAACGTCGCCGTCGATATCGGCCAAACCTTGAAGCCCCACGAGTACATCGGCATGCTCCGCCGCGAAGTCCTCGACGCCTACCTCCGTGACCGCGCCGCCGCCGCCGGTGCCACTGTCCTCCACGGCCTCTTCCTCAAGATGGACATACCCGCCGGCCCCACCGGCCCCTACGTCCTCCACTACACCGGCTACGATGCGAAGACCGGCGGCGCTGGCAACCGACGGACATTGGAGGTCGACGCCGTGATAGGCGCAGACGGCGCGAACTCGCGCGTTGCGAAGTGCATCGGCGCCGGCGATTATGACTACGCCATCGCATTCCAGGAACGGATTCGGATTCCCGGCGATAAGATGAAGTACTACGAGAACCTCGCCGAGATGTACGTCGGCGACGACGTGTCGCCGGACTTCTACGGGTGGGTTTTCCCGAAGAGCGATCACGTGGCGGTGGGCACCGGTACGGTGACGCACAAGGGGGACATAAAGAGATTTCAGACGGCGACGCGGCGTCGGGCGGCGGAGAAGATAGAAGGGGGGAGAATTATCCGAGTGGAGGCGCACCCAATACCAGAGCACCCGCGGCCGCGGAGGGTGGCGGGGAGGGTGGCGCTGGTGGGGGACGCGGCGGGGTACGTGACAAAGTGTTCAGGGGAGGGGATATATTTCGCAGCAAAGAGTGGGAGGATGTGCGCGGAGGCGGTGGTGGAGGGGTCGGAGAGGGGGCGGAGGATGGTGGTGGAGGGTGATCTGCGGCGGTACCTGGAGAAGTGGGACAGGACGTACTGGCCGACCTACAAGGTGCTCGACGTATTGCAGAAAGTGTTTTACAGGTCGAATCCGGCAAGGGAGGCGTTCGTCGAGATGTGTGGTGACGAGTATGTGCAGAAGATGACTTTCGACAGCTATTTGTACAAGAAGGTGGTGCCGGGGAATCCATTGGAGGACTTGAAGCTGGCAGTTAATACGATTGGGAGCTTGGTGAGGGCTAATGCGCTGAGGAAGGAGATGGACAATGTCACTGCCTGA